The following coding sequences are from one Niveibacterium umoris window:
- a CDS encoding TonB-dependent receptor, with translation MTQAQQRMPKRRAAPFRLTPCAQAVALAVSLGAVSAHAEEVAKVDKIQVTGSSIKRIEGETALPVQMIKKEDIIKSGATTAAELMKIISANNAPLTDGASITDNTGGQRGFNGANLRGIGVSSTLVLLNGRRMANFASPGDSAGVDLNNIPAGAIERVDVLKDGASAIYGTDAIGGVINFITRKDYIGADVNVYASATEEGGAGKTAASIGGGYGNLNTDRFNVFGVFDAQKLDSLRSTQREFLKERPLATNLPFYMSSRTDPANIRLSKAQRADLQAAGYLIGGEPITERTINPFSPKCNPPATVYAANQVSQGCSYDYMQDTEIYPESEKLGFLGRGVYRMGERTDISLEVMKNQTTTTYVASPNPLAVTGVPVSVVNGWLGSRALPTTGNVELRQRVTEGGNRSNEVVSDAQRIVFAINGGVGNWDYDVGLNYASNETSDRMVDGYFLYNEFVAGIKAGQINPFGASPAAGKSLINSLKVNEVSRESKGETTSIDGKISGALMALEGGDLNLAAGFEFRREKAEFTPSALLNSNNIAGDRSSSGATLEATSNSRNISSVFAELSAPFTKQVEAQFALRYDNYSDVGSTVNPKLGLRWQPSKSLLVRGSAGTGFRAPTFSELYRPTSFGSSSAILPDPGCVAAGNVLVDCTDQVPVERRANPDLKPEKSRQFSAGFVFEPARNATVSVDYWNIKKKDIISGLAEEIILENLDKYEAKYVTRDSDGFIANMILQKQNQGELRTSGLDFEGSWRSSATAYGRFGMNFSGTWVLEYKRQFGSEEFVDNVGKFLVDQVVQKWRHRLSFDWELAQFGLTLANSYSSGYTDHNKAVDPNAAGGDGALLPPRDVSEYSTWDLVGTWIPSKSFKLRAGIINLFNTAPPFSNQSYYFLSTYDPTYTDPRGRTYYASASYSFK, from the coding sequence ATGACCCAAGCCCAGCAGCGCATGCCCAAGCGGCGTGCAGCACCGTTCCGATTGACCCCGTGCGCCCAAGCGGTGGCACTGGCCGTCAGCCTCGGCGCCGTCAGCGCACACGCCGAAGAGGTGGCCAAGGTGGACAAGATCCAGGTCACCGGCTCGAGCATCAAGCGCATCGAGGGCGAAACGGCTCTGCCGGTCCAGATGATCAAAAAGGAAGACATCATCAAGAGCGGCGCCACGACCGCCGCCGAACTGATGAAGATCATCAGCGCGAACAACGCCCCGCTCACCGATGGCGCCAGCATTACCGACAACACCGGCGGCCAGCGCGGCTTCAACGGTGCAAACCTGCGCGGCATCGGTGTATCGAGCACGCTGGTGTTGCTCAATGGTCGCCGTATGGCGAACTTCGCGTCGCCCGGTGACAGCGCCGGTGTCGACCTGAACAACATTCCGGCCGGCGCGATCGAGCGCGTCGACGTCCTCAAGGACGGCGCATCGGCCATCTACGGTACTGATGCAATCGGCGGCGTGATCAACTTCATCACCCGCAAGGACTACATCGGGGCGGACGTGAACGTGTATGCCTCGGCAACCGAAGAAGGTGGCGCCGGCAAGACGGCGGCATCGATCGGTGGCGGATACGGCAACCTCAACACCGATCGCTTCAATGTCTTTGGCGTGTTCGATGCACAGAAGCTCGACAGCCTGCGCTCGACCCAGCGCGAGTTCCTGAAAGAGCGGCCGCTGGCAACCAACCTGCCCTTCTACATGTCGAGCCGCACCGACCCGGCCAACATCCGGCTATCGAAGGCGCAACGCGCCGACCTGCAGGCTGCGGGTTACCTGATCGGTGGCGAGCCGATTACCGAACGCACGATCAACCCGTTCTCGCCCAAGTGCAACCCGCCGGCCACCGTGTATGCCGCCAATCAGGTGTCGCAGGGTTGCAGCTACGACTACATGCAGGACACCGAGATCTACCCGGAGTCTGAAAAGCTCGGCTTCCTTGGCCGCGGCGTATATCGCATGGGCGAGCGGACCGATATCTCGCTGGAGGTGATGAAGAACCAGACCACCACCACCTATGTAGCAAGCCCGAACCCGCTGGCCGTGACCGGTGTGCCGGTATCGGTGGTGAATGGATGGCTGGGGAGCCGCGCACTGCCGACCACCGGCAACGTGGAGCTACGGCAGCGCGTGACCGAAGGCGGCAACCGCAGCAACGAAGTGGTATCCGATGCGCAGCGGATTGTCTTTGCAATCAACGGCGGCGTTGGCAACTGGGACTATGACGTCGGGCTGAACTACGCCAGCAACGAGACCAGCGACCGCATGGTCGACGGCTACTTCCTGTACAACGAGTTTGTCGCCGGCATCAAGGCGGGCCAGATCAACCCCTTTGGCGCTTCACCCGCGGCGGGCAAATCGCTGATCAACTCGCTCAAGGTCAATGAGGTCAGTCGCGAGTCCAAAGGCGAAACGACCAGCATCGACGGCAAGATCAGCGGCGCGTTGATGGCGCTTGAAGGCGGTGACCTGAATCTCGCTGCGGGCTTCGAGTTCCGGCGCGAAAAGGCGGAGTTCACCCCGTCGGCTCTACTCAACTCGAACAATATCGCCGGAGACCGCAGCAGCAGCGGCGCGACGCTGGAGGCCACCTCCAACAGCCGCAACATCAGCAGCGTGTTCGCCGAGTTGAGCGCACCGTTCACCAAGCAGGTGGAAGCACAGTTCGCCCTGCGCTACGACAACTACAGCGATGTGGGCAGTACGGTGAACCCGAAGCTCGGCTTGCGCTGGCAGCCTTCCAAGTCGCTGCTGGTGCGCGGCTCGGCGGGCACCGGTTTCCGTGCCCCCACGTTCAGCGAACTGTATCGCCCCACCTCGTTTGGTAGCAGCTCGGCGATCCTGCCTGATCCGGGCTGCGTGGCGGCGGGCAATGTCCTGGTCGACTGTACCGATCAGGTGCCGGTCGAACGCCGTGCGAACCCGGATCTGAAGCCCGAAAAATCGCGCCAGTTCTCGGCCGGCTTCGTGTTCGAACCCGCACGCAACGCCACTGTCAGCGTCGACTACTGGAACATCAAGAAGAAGGACATCATCAGCGGCCTTGCCGAAGAGATCATCCTAGAGAACCTCGACAAGTACGAAGCCAAGTACGTTACTCGCGACAGCGACGGCTTCATCGCCAACATGATTCTGCAAAAGCAGAATCAGGGTGAATTGAGGACCTCAGGCCTTGATTTCGAGGGTTCCTGGCGCAGCAGCGCAACGGCTTACGGCCGTTTCGGGATGAACTTCTCCGGAACCTGGGTGCTGGAGTACAAGCGCCAGTTCGGCTCGGAAGAGTTCGTCGATAACGTCGGCAAGTTCCTGGTCGATCAGGTGGTGCAGAAGTGGCGCCACCGCCTCTCCTTCGACTGGGAGCTGGCGCAGTTCGGGCTGACGCTCGCCAACAGCTACTCGTCCGGCTACACCGACCACAACAAGGCGGTTGACCCGAATGCGGCCGGCGGCGATGGGGCTCTGCTGCCACCGCGCGACGTCTCCGAATACTCGACCTGGGACCTTGTCGGCACCTGGATTCCTAGCAAGTCGTTCAAGCTGCGCGCGGGCATCATCAACCTGTTCAACACCGCTCCGCCGTTCTCGAACCAGTCGTACTACTTCCTGTCGACCTACGACCCGACCTACACCGACCCGCGTGGCCGCACCTACTACGCCTCGGCGAGCTATTCCTTCAAGTAA
- a CDS encoding cyanophycinase, with protein sequence MMIRIQTLMRCALPLAMLASGAANAADALPATGYAVPIGGALKFDNEAVWARLVELAGGPGARFVVLATAAGNPQRSGKQIADALTRRGAQVDVLPVAPRLEGFDAEQAVRDPALVERVRAARGVFFSGGAQERIVDTLAPGGQESPLLAAIRDLHRRGGVVAGTSAGAAIMSSVMFRDAQDVMGILKGRLREGQEIDRGLGFVGPSLFVDQHFLKRGRVGRMLPLMLARGYKLGIGVEENSAAVVHGDQIEVLGGKGALLVDLHDATQDASQGVFNLRGARISYLDRGDRYDMATRTVLPSQAKLSDHKVDPNAADFKPFFANDPFYLDILGDSAIVNAMGNLIDNAGREVFGLAYDMRPKADDPRPELGFEFRLYKKADSVGWFTGSFGGEDYTVANLYLDVTPVRVKQPLYTPWHK encoded by the coding sequence ATGATGATCCGAATCCAGACCCTGATGCGCTGTGCCCTGCCGTTGGCGATGCTGGCGAGCGGTGCTGCAAACGCTGCCGATGCGCTGCCGGCAACGGGCTATGCGGTGCCTATTGGTGGTGCGCTCAAGTTTGACAACGAGGCCGTGTGGGCACGCCTGGTCGAGTTGGCGGGCGGGCCGGGCGCGCGTTTCGTCGTGCTCGCGACAGCCGCCGGCAACCCGCAACGATCGGGCAAGCAGATTGCCGATGCGCTGACGCGCCGCGGTGCGCAGGTGGATGTGCTGCCCGTTGCGCCGCGGCTCGAAGGCTTCGATGCCGAACAGGCGGTGCGCGATCCGGCCTTGGTCGAGCGGGTGCGCGCCGCGCGCGGCGTGTTCTTTTCCGGCGGTGCGCAGGAACGCATTGTCGATACGCTGGCACCGGGCGGCCAGGAATCGCCGCTGCTCGCCGCGATCCGTGATCTGCACCGTCGTGGTGGCGTCGTCGCCGGCACCAGTGCTGGTGCAGCGATCATGAGCAGCGTGATGTTCCGCGACGCGCAAGATGTGATGGGCATCCTGAAAGGGCGCCTTCGCGAGGGACAGGAAATCGATCGCGGGCTGGGCTTCGTTGGCCCGTCCCTGTTCGTCGACCAGCACTTCCTCAAGCGCGGGCGTGTCGGTCGCATGCTGCCCTTGATGCTTGCCAGGGGATACAAGCTCGGTATCGGCGTCGAAGAAAACTCCGCGGCCGTCGTTCACGGCGACCAGATCGAAGTTCTGGGCGGCAAGGGCGCGCTGCTGGTCGACCTGCACGATGCGACCCAGGATGCCTCGCAAGGCGTCTTCAACCTGCGTGGCGCGCGGATCAGCTATCTCGATCGGGGCGATCGCTACGACATGGCGACCCGCACCGTGCTGCCGTCGCAGGCGAAGCTGTCCGACCACAAGGTGGATCCGAATGCCGCCGACTTCAAGCCGTTCTTCGCCAATGATCCGTTCTACCTCGACATCCTTGGCGACAGCGCGATCGTCAACGCGATGGGGAATCTGATCGATAACGCGGGTCGCGAGGTGTTCGGCCTGGCCTATGACATGCGGCCAAAAGCGGATGACCCGCGTCCGGAGCTCGGCTTCGAGTTTCGGCTTTACAAGAAGGCTGACAGTGTGGGCTGGTTCACCGGCAGTTTCGGTGGCGAGGACTACACCGTTGCCAACCTCTACCTCGACGTGACGCCGGTGCGCGTGAAGCAACCGCTCTACACGCCGTGGCACAAGTGA